A portion of the Leifsonia sp. EB41 genome contains these proteins:
- a CDS encoding Gfo/Idh/MocA family protein, producing the protein MTVPIQEEKTVGIPEGRPLKVAVLSLAHTHAIGYCRALSGRADIKLVVTDPDGASAPDAALRGSALAEQLGVRYLPTYEEALAWGPDAVIVTAENVRHRALVEAAAAAGAHILCEKPLATTVEDAQAMLAAAELAGVTLMTAYPVRFAPAFADLLHRVRGGALGTLLAVKGTNNGKVPSDRAWFTDPALAGGGALVDHVVHCADLLDELLGEQPATVHAVANRILHPEASVETGGLVTAVYPSGVVATIDCSWSVPDAAPTWGGLTFQVTGTRGSVTIAPFAEHIGGQTGDGPVWVPTGDDLDAAMLEEFVSAVREGRPAVPDGGVGLRTLQVVDAARRSAAGGGVVTRLAC; encoded by the coding sequence ATGACCGTCCCGATTCAGGAGGAGAAGACCGTGGGGATCCCCGAAGGCCGACCGTTGAAGGTGGCGGTGCTGTCGCTCGCGCACACGCACGCGATCGGTTACTGCCGCGCGCTCTCGGGCCGCGCGGACATCAAGCTCGTCGTCACCGACCCGGACGGCGCGTCGGCGCCGGATGCCGCCCTCCGCGGCAGTGCACTCGCCGAGCAGCTCGGCGTGCGCTACCTGCCGACGTACGAGGAGGCGCTGGCCTGGGGTCCGGACGCTGTGATCGTCACGGCCGAGAACGTCCGCCACCGCGCACTCGTGGAGGCGGCAGCGGCGGCCGGGGCCCACATCCTGTGCGAGAAGCCGCTGGCCACGACGGTGGAGGACGCCCAGGCGATGCTGGCGGCCGCCGAGCTGGCCGGCGTCACCCTGATGACGGCGTACCCGGTCCGGTTCGCGCCCGCGTTCGCCGACCTCCTTCACCGCGTGCGCGGCGGCGCACTCGGGACGCTGCTGGCAGTGAAGGGGACGAACAACGGCAAGGTGCCCTCCGACCGCGCCTGGTTCACCGATCCCGCGCTCGCGGGCGGCGGCGCACTGGTCGACCACGTCGTGCACTGCGCCGACCTGCTGGACGAGCTGCTCGGCGAGCAGCCGGCGACCGTGCACGCGGTCGCCAACCGCATCCTGCACCCGGAGGCGTCCGTCGAGACCGGCGGCCTGGTGACCGCGGTGTACCCGAGCGGCGTGGTGGCGACGATCGACTGCTCGTGGAGCGTCCCGGACGCCGCGCCGACCTGGGGCGGCCTGACGTTCCAGGTGACGGGCACGCGCGGCTCGGTCACGATCGCGCCGTTCGCAGAGCACATCGGCGGCCAGACCGGCGACGGGCCGGTGTGGGTCCCGACAGGCGACGACCTGGACGCAGCCATGCTGGAGGAGTTCGTCAGCGCTGTGCGGGAAGGGCGGCCGGCGGTCCCGGACGGTGGGGTCGGGCTGCGGACGCTGCAGGTCGTGGACGCGGCGAGGCGGTCCGCGGCTGGAGGTGGAGTGGTGACCCGGCTCGCGTGTTGA